The DNA region TTTCATCGCCACAGCTCGTTCCATTTCCCATTCAAACATCTCTCACACACAATCATATCCATATTTTATACCTCATGATATTTTCTAGACTCTCAACCCCATCAAACATATACTAATACACACATATGCCACAAAACATGTACAACTACTCATCAACAATGAGTAATCCATCAAGAATCATGAGAAAATCCATCTTCACATTCCTCCAAAACTTCCACCACCTCTCCACCATCCccaccctcctcctcctccccttcGCCGCCCGCCTCCACTCAGTCCTCCTCACCACCGGCATTCCCCCCCAATCCAACCTCTTCACCACACTCAATCTCAAACTCACCCAAACCATACTCTCCTCCACTCTCTCCCTCCCCTTCTCCCTCTCCTCCCTCCTCCTCGCCAAGGCCGCCGTCGTCAgactcctccaccaccaccactacaaACACTCCCTCACCTCCACCCTCAGTCGCCTCATCTTCACCCACATATGCAACTCGCTCCTCTTCCTctccgccaccgccgccatGCTAAGCCTCTCCTCTCCAAGATTCCGGCTGCTTTTCTCGGCCGCCGGCGTTATAGCCTATTCGATCGCCCTCGCCAGCGTCTACGCCATCTTCGGCCTCACGCTGATCATCGCCGCCGCCGCGGATGattccggcggcggcggcggcgacggatgGATTAGCTCGATTGTGGAAGCGCGCGTGCTTATCCGCGGCCGGAGCTCCGCCGCGTTGTCACTGGCGGCGGCGATGAATGTGGCTCTTGCCGCAGTGGAAGCGCTATTTCAGTACCGCGTGATTAATGCTTACGGCCGTGACGCTGCGGTGACTCCGGCGATGGTTTTGGAGGCGGCGGTCGTCGCGTATTTCTACGCGATAGTTGTGATTGTCGATACCATTGTTGGTTATGTTTTCTTGAAAAGATGCAGAGAAGAGCAGTGTGATTTCTGCCATCAACGGATTGAGTTTTGCAAACAAGTAAAGGAATTGGATTTGGTGGTTTGAATTTCTTCATTCTTTTTTCTTTGTGGAtctttgtttgtgttttttggtggaataaatgaatgaaatgaaaaaaaataagagttAAATTTAAATAGGGATACCTATAGGGACATGTTATATTGTTATATAAGATTAATCATCCATGATTATCAATACAATGCAAAAAAATGTcaattgaaaatattaatgtcaattgaccaaaagttagttataactaactttcaaaaaatatacaaaaactttaaataattataactatttcaattaaaattatatttttacataacttatatcaaattaaagataattttataaggattctaaagagacctcacttgcatatgttccgaagtcaaaatttgaaaaaaaatctctAATTTTTGTATCTTTCAAAAGCAGTATAATGTCAATGTAGctatcataatatgtcaatataatacatataatgtcaatgctaaattgtgttgacatattcaatgaatagtattgatatgtttaatacattatattgacattttgatccaaaaccctaattttgatagttttttatcttttcaaatttaaataagGAAAAATTACCTAAGAAGTCACAAACTTTGGGGAAAGTTTGGTTTTTCCCACAAACTATTAAAGTTGCGTCTAAAGTCACGAACATTATCGGATCGTGCAAATTTCCCAAACTATTGACCTGACGgcatatttccgttaaaaacttatCCCACGTGGCATACCGTAGGCGTGACTAGGCAAAAATTTTGACTGGGcacaaaacgacgtcgttttgtgatttttttgttgaatCTTCTTTATATGTCGCTGATTTCATCCCTAAACCGTTTGTCGACGATTCCACTCTTGTCGATTACGTTTTCCTTCGATTGAATTGGGGTTGCGCTTTCGAAATCAGCCAAAAAGAAGTTATATTACCTGAGTTTAGTGTTAAGCCAGAAATTTTGCCAAGTCATGCTTTCGGCATGCCACGTGGGATAAGTTTTTAACAGAAATATGTCGCCGGGTCGGGTAGTTTGGGAAATTTGCACAATCCGctaaagttcgtgactttagtcgcaacttttatagtttgtgggaaaaaccaaactttccctaaagtttgtgactttttagacaatttaccatttaaataataataaaaacgaATCTACACATGACGATTTATAGACCACTAGATCTCTACAAATCTTATGGTTCTAAATttgttgtagttagcaattaaaggttgagttagcaattgatcactcccaaGTATAGATATGGGTTGGTAGAAGaaattatattgaaaaaatTCTTAGGAGTGTTTATACAATGTACTTATGTAGTTTTCATAGAGAGATACTCCTAGGATTCAAGAGATCATACAATTTATTAAAGATCAAACTGCCggaaaattcatgatttttgtttaaatttggATTCGTCctgcaatttaaaaaaaacatgaatatatttttctcaattttttacaCGAGATCTAATTTGGGTGAAATTGCATTTAGTGTGGTATCCAAAAAATTTTTCAAGAACGAGACCACcatgaattttataatttttcccATCAAGCTTAACAAACAATTCAACTATATTATCAATTTAAAACACATGattcaaataaacaatatagtagtagtaaatataaaatcttgatatttgaCCAAAATCTAAATTTTATGGCTGATTTTTAAGGTTGCAAAACGGATtataatttgatcaaaattcatgatttatacGATAATTTATCCAATAAAGAAAAGCATGGTTCTTTTTATTGGCCCAGTGAGAAGCTATGTAGTCAAAAGGTTGTTCAGACAGTTGAACTTGTTTCAATCATCTTCCTATGCTTACAACTCAAGTGGATTTAAATTTTCAGCAAACAAGATATATGTATAATAAGATTCATCACCAGCATCCATACAAAAGAAGTAGTACTACTcagtaaaataaaatacgagaTCGAAACACAAATGTAGCTCGGAACTGCATCGGAATATCAACCAGTCTCAGTCAATGAGGGCAATGCAGCAATCCTAATATTATTGCGGAATTAAGGCggtccacaataggaatagcccagtcacaaactcctcctgccacatcatcaacactaaaaatcctcctgccacatcatcaaaacaagcaaatagctcagccatagcctagtcatAGCCTaaccacatcactcaaaattatataaaacaaataattaacaatcacacaaaatacggaattaaatttacgacatagatacgggaaaattcaataataatattaaaattttaaaaagtacattaattaaaaaaacacacttcattaaaattaaaataacattacaacatcctcattaatgagtttgtcccacatcgaaagtggaatataaaacattcaaggatgtctctataaaagagaaacaaccaagaatgagtttatccacatcgaaagtggaacataaaacattcaaggatgtctctataaaagagaaacaaccaagaatgagtttgtcacacatcgaaagtggaacataaaacattcacggatgtctctataaaagagaaacaaccaagaatgagtttcataaaaaaaatattaaataaaaaaaaattaaaaaatccgttgggcgatgcgctcggcaatccggagcctgcaatggtgccgagcggatcgcctagcgcgctaggcgattttttttcCGAAAACCGGCTCggcggttacaatggttcgcctagggctcggctaggcggtgcgctaggcgccattatggatgctctaactgTCAAGAGCTATGAAACAGAAGTAAGAAAAAAACATCAGATCTGGAAAAATGTTCACTAATGAATGAATCTATCCAATTTCCAGAAAACGAAACAGTCGAGACAAAAAAGAACCTATGCTTCTATCTACGAATCTTAGACTATATTCTTCTATATATCCTCTCGACTGGGTATCTATACAAGAGCGCATTTCATCAAAGGATCCACACATGAGGAACCATATCGAATTCTATAACTACACCAAAGAATTAGTGTTGATTCTAAGGAGAGGGTTAGCATTTATGTACAGGTTTCATCTGGCGATGAGCAGACTTCTCAGTAGTCCAACCTGCCAGCGTGCCACGGAGTTTCAAGACATCTGAGGCTCAACACGTACCTCTGATGAAGAAATCTCCGATGAGATCAGCACCAAATGGCCACCAGGCTTTCTCATATTTCCTTCTCTCTACAGTTTCAGGTTTTGTGATGGCTCGACAGCACTCTCTGCCCCGCATTTCCAGCAAAGCTGAGGGCTCGTTGGCTGCATCCTCCAGCGTCTGCAGTAAAAAATAGTAGACGAGCATAGGCTGATCACTGGGAACAGCCGTATGGACCCATTAAAAAGCATTCAACTCAGTTTCTCGCTCTCTTTGACCGAGTTAATCCTTGGGTGTTCTCCACTTCAGCTTCTTTCCGAGCTTTCTTCTTTTCTAATTCAGCTTGTTTGCAGTTTTCTTCATGGGCTTTACAGAACATTCTGACAAAGTTCAAGAGGGTTGCAATGACTGCACAAATGATTAAGGCATGGGATCAGCAACATGCAATGTGAAATATCAACAAGGAAGAGAGTGTATTGTAATGTTACCTTGTTCGAAAGGGCATCGTGCAGGGTCCTCACCAAAATATAGAGCTAGTGCATCTGCATTTCTCCCCTGCAAACAACCATCATCATCACCAATCGCAAGCAGAAAATTATCTGAGACATTTGTTTAAGAGAAATTTACCGCATGAGAATAGAGATGCGTCACAGATGCAACGTCGGTCTCAGCAACGGTGACGAATTCCTTCAATGTCTGTCCAACAGAATAAGAACAAAACAGATTTTCGGAATCCCTTGGTAACGAACAGACAAGATGCAGCCACGGTCTCAATGACGAGAAGTTCAAAATTACGAATTATACAGCACATGGGTAAGTATGCATGTAATCAATAGAAACTGAAAACATATTGAATACCAGAATACCTTGCAAAAAGTTTCAGATACGGGACCATCGTTTTCCGAAGCAGCCAATTCCTGCTTCACCTTCTCTATGCCTTTGAGAATGGCTTGCATCTCTTCTGCCAAAGATTTCAATTGTATCTACACGAGGAAACTCATTATTCTTTCAAGAACTCAACGGATTTTGAAATCTATCCGACAGAAAGAGGATAAATATGAACCTTAGATCCAGCCTCTAAGCTAACAAGATCTTCATGAAAGTCTAAAAGTTCTGGTGTCTTTGCAGCAAGCACCTGAGAAAAAAGGGGTTACTCAATAACATGATTCCAGATTTTACTGGGTGTGCACAGCCTCCGGAAATAAATGGACACGTCAAGAGAAAGCTTTAACACATGCTGTAAGAGCAcagaggaaatgtgacatttcTAACTAGCTGTATAATCTTTAAACCAATTCAATTAGTAGGTGCCGGAATTTTGTAGAATGTGATGGCCAACCGAGGGATCAACATTTGGGCATTGCAATAGACTCAATTAGGATAAAGCACATTGAATCATGGATAACTTTTTGGTGCATGAGGGAAATTGAAGGAGCAGCATATagaaatatacaaaataaacaaacaGGGCACAGAGACAATACCTTACAAAGATAATGCATGAGCGTCATCTTGTTGTTGGATGCACGCGTATCTGTGAGTTTCAAGAGACTGTCTAATTTGAATCCAAGAGCAGAACCTAAAAACAGAAAGTAAATATTAAGTTGAATATGCTTTTAGAACTGAAATTAAGTTTTTCACATAATATATGAACAGTAAGACTAGGACTCATAAGGAAGAAAATAGATTTATGGGTGGAATCAAATATGCAGTATTTATCGACAACAAAAAGCAAAATTATgcaatatttcaaaaaatttaaagaacAAGGGTAACATGGATTTTTAGCCTCATAACTATGAAGGGTTTTCAGTCCTGCAAATTAAAGGGGTAGCAGAAGTAGTCCAAAAGACTTTCAAAAAAGTGCATAACTTTCGACCTTTTTGCATGCATTTCAATAAAAACCTTGAAATTTGGAACAAAGTGAGGTCCTGAGAAAATCCTGCAGTTCTATATCTTTATCATGTTTTATAAAAAGGTCCATACCTCTAGCAGTTCCTTGGTTTAATGTATTTCCAAGATGTAAAATCTTTTTcataatttctttcagtttgaAGGACCCCCGAACCTAGCACGAGTGAAGTTATGTCATTGAGATGCTTCTGATAAATGCATGtgggatatttttcaaaaaaaatttaggtGCACCTCATCACATGCTGAATTTACAGTTTTCAAGCTTCTCGTGAAATCAGAAGCCTGAGAGATGAATTGGATCTTGAATAAGAAAACTCGTAACTTAGATTCAACACGCGGAAGCTTCATCAGCTACAGGAAAAACTGAAAGAAATAAGAAACACGAGATCTGTTAGTGATCATAGAGCACCAGTACAAATAGGATTGCATGTGAGAAAGGGGAATCGAAAATTGAGGCAAAAAGGGTGAAAAAATAAATGTGCATACGTAAATGAGCCAAACCCTGTTAGCATTCATGCTATATTGCTATGCTAGAAAAAATTAAGGCTATGTGCAAAAGGGAGGCAAAAAGGAAACAGGAAATGAATATGGTTCTACGCGAGAATTTTGTCACAACAATACACTGTACTCATCCTCAAATGTTATACCACAATTCAGCAACTGATCAAGAACGAAAGAACCTATGAGGAACCTTAAAGTTTTTCTCTGAAAATCATCTTGTCCACGAATAATGACTTGAAACATGCAAGAATGAGAAATTACATGATCTTTCAGAAAAATAGGTGGACAAATTTCAAATTGTACTAGCACAGGTATCATTAAACCAGCTTAAGATATAACAATATATTATCAGCAAAAAAGATTGACTATACTAATCTTACaagtaaaaaaatatcataatgCAGTACTAACATAATAGATCAAATAAAGCAATGAGGCTAGAGTTAACAAACCAGTTCGCACTTCCCCAGAGTCTCCCTGTTTCCTGTGTAGCCCTAAACAGTTACAATTCATTATCAGTTTAAAGAAATCATGTATGCTTTATTCATTAGTGCAAAATGCAGAATATATGCACTATAAAACTTCACCTTAAGAAGTTCCATCTCTTCTTTAGTTGGACAAAATTTAATGAGATTTTCGACTTGATCAGCATCCAAAATTGAATCATCCATTGCAAGTGCTGCAGCCTATCAAGGTCATCCATCAATAATGGTATAATACTTCCCAAAAGAAATAGTAGACTGCATATAGATGCTAGGAATACATATTTCTACAGAACCCTACATGAGCAAGAAGGAATCTTATCCTAACAATTTGCAATTAAGTAATTGAATTCCTAACTAGTTTGGCTTTAATATCCATAAAATTGAAATCCTAAGAATCGTATTGTAACTGTTAAATAAAAAGTGATAATTAGGAAATCCATTTATACTTTCCCATTCGTAAATGTCAAAGAGGAATAACGCATCAATGTAAATAACTGCAATACTTAACAAGTTAGGAAAGGGTAttcacattaattaatttatactccctccgtcccgcactactcgcacctttccttttgggcacggagattaaggaatgagtgatagacaaagtcaacaattacggctgtaggtataaattgttactaaaaatggaaagagtgcaaataacttgggacgcccagaaaggaaataagtgcaagtagtgcgggacggagggagtactattctgTTTGAATTTCAAATATTCATTATGAGATATTTGAAGAATTTGTTAGAATCCTTAATCTGTAGAGAAAATATAATGTCAATCTTCTTAACATGCACATCGTACTTCTAAATTAGGTTTATGCTATTTTTATGCATTTGTTATCTTCTACTATATCTATTAaataacatattaaaaatacaaaacatcCCATTCGAAATGTCACGAAATCCCCCAGATGAAGCAAGCGTCTCTGGAAAATAGTTTGCTCCTAACAAACATTATTTTCATTCATAGTTCTTCAGTGCTGCTTAAATGTCATTTTCTCATTCTCAGGAATTTACAGAAGGCATATTTCTTATATTAATACACATGCATGTCAATCTAAATTATGCAAACTAACGAAAGTACAAAACTATGAAAggcaataaataaaaatgaacacAGAAGGCATCAAATATTGGTTCTGAAATAATGCATGACTAAAATTATTATCTCAAGCTACATTGTACATATTAAATAGATATACTTGTAGAAACAAGTTGAAATACAAAATCACAGCTTACCATCATGTCCGGAAGGGGCATTTTCACTTTTGTGAGCATAATTTCAGTGTTGTTGGCTCTCCTCAAATCAATCTACAAAACAGAATCAGTACGATTGAGAAACGAGTTGAAGAAAAGATTGACTAAGTAAATCTAGTCCAATATATGTTTCCAATCCTGCACTAGTAAAGCCACAATGTTCATGTTCTTCGTCATTTTTACTCATCATCTTTTTCAT from Salvia splendens isolate huo1 chromosome 9, SspV2, whole genome shotgun sequence includes:
- the LOC121748137 gene encoding uncharacterized protein LOC121748137; translated protein: MSNPSRIMRKSIFTFLQNFHHLSTIPTLLLLPFAARLHSVLLTTGIPPQSNLFTTLNLKLTQTILSSTLSLPFSLSSLLLAKAAVVRLLHHHHYKHSLTSTLSRLIFTHICNSLLFLSATAAMLSLSSPRFRLLFSAAGVIAYSIALASVYAIFGLTLIIAAAADDSGGGGGDGWISSIVEARVLIRGRSSAALSLAAAMNVALAAVEALFQYRVINAYGRDAAVTPAMVLEAAVVAYFYAIVVIVDTIVGYVFLKRCREEQCDFCHQRIEFCKQVKELDLVV
- the LOC121748138 gene encoding formin-like protein 6; this translates as MKKILHLGNTLNQGTARGSALGFKLDSLLKLTDTRASNNKMTLMHYLCKVLAAKTPELLDFHEDLVSLEAGSKIQLKSLAEEMQAILKGIEKVKQELAASENDGPVSETFCKTLKEFVTVAETDVASVTHLYSHAGRNADALALYFGEDPARCPFEQVIATLLNFVRMFCKAHEENCKQAELEKKKARKEAEVENTQGLTRDQPMLVYYFLLQTLEDAANEPSALLEMRGRECCRAITKPETVERRKYEKAWWPFGADLIGDFFIRGWTTEKSAHRQMKPVHKC